A stretch of DNA from Triticum dicoccoides isolate Atlit2015 ecotype Zavitan chromosome 2A, WEW_v2.0, whole genome shotgun sequence:
CATGCTCATCATTTAACTGTTGAACATTTTAGGGTCTAGCACAAGAATCATCATACGAGATTGCAATTTGCTTATACTTTCTATGGTTTAAAGTTCCAATGGTTACATCCGACAAATATTGTGCTCTCCCAGCATACCTAAAATTTCCTCTCTTGTTTTAAAAGCATACCTAAAATTTAACCCAAGACCTAAAAACAGAATTTTGGGTTTTTTGCCCAAAAAACTGCTCAAACAACACACCTATATGCATGGGTTGGGTAGCCATCAAAATTTTCCTACCAAGGACCCATATTTGGGCCCAACCTACCACACTACCCAAACCACCAAAAATGGCTGCCCTGTTAAACTTCACCGCCGCCACTTCCACTCTATACCCAAGCCCAACCGCGACCCCACCACTGAATCCCACCGCTCGGGGCCGACCATCGCGATCCTCCCCGCCCAGGCCCCACGATTCAAGTCGTCCCACAGCTCCCTGCCACCCGTCACCGAGCTTGGCACCACCGTTTTTTAGTTCGAGctcggccgccaccgccgccgtccccgAGCACTACACCACCAAACATGTTGAAGCCACCACCACGGACCCCGAAGCACCGCAGCGTGAGGCTTCGGCCATGCTGTAAGTTTGCGGCTGAGATCCATAACCCGGAAACGAAGGCACGTGTGCGGCTTCACACGTTCACCACCACAGAGAAGGCGGTGCGCGCCTACAACGCTTCGCTTCTTCGGGAGCCTGGCAAGGCTCAACTTCTCACGCCGACACCGTCACCGTGGCCACGACCGCAGCTCCCATTAGGGTCGTCTCCCGGGCCGAGGAGAAGGAACACCGCAAGGCCGAGGAACAACTCGGGGCCAAGCGCGCCAATGCCGCCTTCATGGCAGCTCTCATCGAGGAGAACCGAGAACAGCACGTTCTTTGAGATGAAGGAATTGTGCAAGATCGATCATGAGCGTGAGCGGATCGCCCGACTCAACGCCGAGTGTGAGGAGATGTTCAAGGAGCTCGACGAGCTCACCGAGGAGAtgttcgacgacgacgacgccggcCCCTCCGGCACCTAGTTTTAATTGCAATATAGCTAGTTTTAGTCTCAATTTAGTGGTAGGGATGATTAATTATGATGGTAGTAGTGTCAATTTAGCTGTGTTTAATGTGCAACTGATGCTTAATTATGAGATGAACTATGTGTTATCTCTATGTTTTATTTGGTTTCGAAAATATGGGTATCCAATTTTAGTACGTTGTAAGAGGAGAAATTTTTTTTTTTTGGCTACCCAAATCTTCTCTCTCCTCTGCCTAAAATGGATTTGGGTAGCCAAACTTTAGgtatgctattggagatgctcgaGGTTTGCAGAATATGGTGAGTTGATTGCTCAGTTGCAAGGGGAATAAATTACTTACTGCTTGCCCAGCTCCTCTGCTATGGTTGGATGACACTCTTTACCGTACATGTTTAGGGTGTGATACAAGAAACCGCTATGGCTGACAATAGCAATCTCTTTCTCTTGTCTTGTCCATAACCTGCAAGCACATCCGAGGAATAGTTTAATTTAATCCAGCTACCAAAAATAAAGTTACTGGTCGACTCAAGGGGTCATCTAATCTGAGGTTTGTCTTTCCCACTACATGCTACACATAAATCTCCAGCATCTAGAACTTTCTAATGTCAAATAAGTCACTCAGTGATAACACACTGGTGTATGAGAAACAAGCATCAGAGGAAGCATTGTGTGGGGGCACAATCCTTCATCACCAGTTCCAGTTTATCTCTAAATCATGTAACAAGTGTTAACGTAGATAAAGTAACATATATAGTCCGCTTCTGCCTTCCAGTCCATGCATGAAAGTGAGGCAAATAACATGATTCGCTAGGAACATGGGATCCTGTCAGGTCAGGAGTGGTCAATAAATTTCTtgtttgggtgaacaaattaatttgAATGACGCAGAAAAAATAACGAAAAGTGATATAGGGGATGCAGATGAATATTTATTGAGGTACTAGTGTTTCATGTTTATAAAACCAGAGCATCAGGCTTTTATATATTCAAGACATTAATGAAAAGAAACTAACTAATCTTAGGAAGGAAAATTACCAGTCAAAGAACTTCATGCCCCTCAGAGCAACAGACTCATTTGTTTCTCTGACATTGGGTTCCCAAAGAACATCTTCATCATTCTCTATCTGTAAAGAGCGTGAGCACACATATATTAAAAACACCATCAAGATACTGTCTCATGAAATGTTCTTGTGAATTAGCAACAGTAAGTACTTGCCAAGGAAAAATCAATGGCAGGAAAGAGAGTACGGTATTTTGTTACGCTGCTCCTCTTGTCACAGGGATGAACACCCTGCATTTTATAATCAAATACAAAATGAAATATTAAGAATATTTGTCAATAGAGCATTACTGATACGAAAAAAGCAGAGACAAATAGAGGCATGAAATTTCTCAAACGAGGGTATTCGACTTAGAAGTCAAAACAAAGATGAACAAGTTATTCTACAAACCAACACAAATGAGGCACTGAATGAcaagatttttatttttattttgcaacAAACGATAGGGAAATACCAAGTGCTCCCTGCAGGCCTCAACTGCAAGAAACGGTGGGCAGTTCAAACTTGAAATTGGCTGACGTCCACTGTTTCCAGCACCTTCTACCATTAATGGTGATGCACTAGCTCCATCAGTATAGTTCCCACCACCAAAGACCCCTACTGCAGTTTGCATAGTCCTGTGAGATTAGTTGAAATGAAATACTGTGAGGTTCATTTAGTACTAGTAATCACATACTACGGCAATGCACTGTCATATTGTATCATGCCTTAGCACAGGAGTCCTGATAGATAAACAGATTGAGAGCTATTGACATGAGGTGAATGACTAAGGGTGTAAAAGATGCTCAAACTGATATTTTTTAGTACTATAGACTTTATGCACATGGGTCATGTAAAGCATATTTTACTAACCATGAAGCAACTGCTGAACAGTTCTGACTCTAGTTGAGTGCTTCTCTGACTGAAGTCATGTTCTGGTATGCACTACCAATAACTGAAtgtgcataataaaaactttccaaAGTAAAACTGATAGACTCGTGGCCCAAGCAATAACTGGTACATGGAGATGCTTAACTGACATAATTTACAGGCCTTTCAAATAACATGTTTTTTTGTAAAGACAATTAACACGTTCAGTTCAGGAAAATATTGTTAGAAGATCAACCTAGTCTAGGATTAAGCAGTCCTACAATTTATACTAGTAGCTGAAAGCCTGAGAGGATGCATTCTCGAAAGAACATTAATGCATATGCCAACACTGGGAGAAGACCATTTCTCGAACATAAAAAACTTAGAAGAAGATCCAGAGGACTGAAATTACATACAAAAAGATCAAGGTCAAGGAAAACTATACCTCAGTAGAGGGGAAACAATAACCAACTCAATCTTTTTTGCCAGCCCAGATTTTGTCACATGCTCTCGCAGGGTATCAACCTACAAATGCGTTTAAATCAACATCCATGGAACTTGAAGATGCAACATGAAAAATAAGTTGAGTGATATTTTAATCAACATTATGTGTCAAGGCCAGAAAGAAAGTCAACTAATCACACAACTGCAGTCAAAAGACTGAATAATTTTGGATTGCAACCATAAAGGAATCAACTAAAGGCATCTGAATGTCATCTAAACAAGGTGGTGTCATTGTGCTTTTTGATACAACTACGGTTGGGGTTGATATCTTTAGTCAGACGATGATGGTAACACAGGGGACTTCATTTTTTTAAGGTGACAGTAAGAACCATGTGAACTACTAACAACCAAAGGTTTTGGATATAACATGGCTGCTAAGTTGTGAAGATTTCATTTGTAAGGAAAAGGTATTCTCCAGGATTTCAGCTATGAAAGCTTGACAGAATAACCATAGACAAAAGTATTGAACATTGCCATAATACTGCTAACTGCCGCAAATGCATTTGACAGAAGATGTCATCATCCAAATAGAGGCTGAAGATCATCAATGAGGATTTGTCAGTATGTGAGGTGAATGAATTGAGTATCGAACACTTGAATTATAGAATTAAACCTCCATCACTAAAGCATCATGACTGATGTCATATATACACATTTTATATAAACAATCTTAATGCCTGATAATATTGTACCATGGATAGGTTGATACCCTGAGCACAACACATGATAGTGGGATACAGGCTACCATGTAATCCTGTTGCAGTGAAAGACAAAGGCAAAATGAATGGAAAAAGGGCATTTCTAACGTGCTTAGAGAGAGAGCATTAGTGCTTCCATTTCTAATGCTCGTGTCAACATCACAGAAACATTTTCGCCTTAAATTTTTGACAAAAAGCATCACCTTAGTTGGCCATAGAACTGATAATGCTAAGAGCAGTGTTTGAAATTGAAATGCATGGGGATAACGAAAAGGAAACGAGCAATCTTACTTGGCTCCAGCCCAAAGGGGTAAGTTGAGCATCAAGCAGCGCATGTGACTTGTACGCTGCAAAATCCTTCTCGCCTTCCACATTGTGAACACCCTGGGCATGCCTCACCTGCACGCATTGGTTACAGCGAATCAGATTGAACAATTTATTTTTCGCGCTTGTCTTACAGGTTTGTCGCCGATTAATTGATGAAGTGTGGTACCAGGTATATGGTTTTGCATCGGTGCGCGGGGTACAGAGCCGTGCCAGCgctggcctccatatctgcccaaaaGAAACAAATTACCACTGTGTGTTATTACTATCCATGGCGAATTAGACAGATAAAGTCAACCTGAACAGACAGTTGCAGCACCACATGGAGTTAGCTAAAATCGCAACGTCCCGGCAGTACCTCATGCTTTACAGAATGCCACGTATGTTGATTCGTGGAAACGGAACATTTTCACATGGTAGGAATGTTGATGCATTGGTGCGTGCCCAGAGAATCACATCACATGGTAGCAAAAGGCGTCGATTCTCCATTGGTCAGTGAGCATGTGCGCCATACTGGCAGTGTCTATATGAGCTAAACGCGGTGATTCCTATCGACGTAAAGCATATCGGAGGAGCATTTTTATGTGGGGTCAAACTAATAAACTTGCAAGCACAAGCCTCCtattggaaaagaaaaaaaaacatgaagCTGCTCCAACTACTCTGTTTTGTTTTCTTCTTGTTATGTGACGAAGGAGATCATCTTCGGCGGTGCAATGCTGAAGATGTTTTAATCTATATTGCATATGGGATTAGTATATGACGAGGAGGCGGTGAAGGGCGTGGGCAACTAGTGTAAAGCATCGACACGTAAGGAGAGGAGATCTGACTAACGCTTGCCAACAAAATCTGCTTAAATAAGAAATACTAGATAGATAAATGCTCGTGTATGAAAAGTCCTGAGGGGGAGGAGCATAAAGCGGCATATTCGGAAGCATCTGTGCCGCGGCGAGATCTGGCGCTGCGGCTGAACGGTGGAGGAGACGGGGCAGGTGCTGGGAAGAGGAGGGGCGGGATGGGGTGGCTGGACGGAGGTGCTGAGATTCCTCCGAGCCCAGCGCGGCGTGGCGGGAACCGACCGGCCTCCGCGATTAATCCatccaagaggaagacgacagtcgATTTTACTTTCCGGTGAAGGGACGGAGGAGAGAGCGCGCCATTCGGTTCGATTAATTAACGggggatgaagaagaagaaggggggaggtTGGAGCGCGGCCGTacctgaggaggaggaggatgaggagcagcGGCAGCCGCTGAAGGAAGAGCGGGGGCGACGGCCGACGGCGAAGGAGGGGGGCGACGATGAGGCAGCTGCGGCCGGGGGCGAGATAGGGAGGGCCGGGGCGGTGGTGATGATGGTTGTACTAAAAGTATTCGGCAGCATCATTCGCGTCTCGTGTCAGCTCGCTTTTAATTTATTCAATTCAATTCGCTAATGAGTCAGCTGCAAATCGCATCTTGTCCTCGACGGGTCGCGTCGAGGGCAAGACCAGGTTGGCTTGCGGTTCCAAGAGctctttcttttcctctcctcctccaccgcTTCCATCGCTTTCTCCCTCTCTTTCTGCCGACCTGCTTTCGCGTCCACGGTCCAACCCCCTTCCACTGCCGCTTGTTTCCTTCCTTCCTTCAGTTACCACAaaataattagtactccctccgttcctaaatataagtcttttagacatgtcaaatggactacaacatacggatgtatgtagacttaTTTTTGAGTGTATATTCACTCGTTTTgttccgtatatagtcacttgttgaaatctctaaaaaagacttatatttgggaacagagggagtatatggcaagAGAGAAGATTTTCAAAAACTGGTCTGACTTCTTTGCTTTAAAATTTAAAAAACCACACAAAAAAATGACAGGGAGGAGCTCGGCGGGACGGAGATGGTGACGGCGGCGGGGAAGTTCGGGAACACCGCGAGGTGCTCGGGGATAGTGATGCAAGTTGAACGGGCCGGGGGGTGGCGACGGTGACAGCGGAATCAGGTGGCGGGGAAGTTCAAGGGCGGCGGcgcagtgctcatggacggtgacgCGAGCTTGACCGGGACGGGCGGCGTTGAGGGTAGTGGTCGAGCTTCGGCGGGACGGTGTGGCCACGCCGCGAGCTCAGAGGAGTCGGGAAGGCTGCGGTGGAGGTTGCAAAGGGGCCGTATGGGGCACCGGGGTTCACGGTGGCCGGTGGAGTGGCGGCGGCCAGAATCTACCGGCGTGGACGCGGTTGAGTTCCCGCCACAATTGACTTTTCTTTTAGGGCAGCCGTTGGTGGTGCCGCCAATATATATCATTTGGAGCTGCTGCGTTGTTTTTTCGTCAAATAGAGATACAAGTACCGAAAGTCCCATTTTACTCGCGAGCTCAAATTgggatgaacagtaaattcaaaaaaaagaattgaaaaataaactacaaaaaaatctgatttttttggatgtaaactttgacaaatgtaCTCGGTGCTTGCAAATTTTCATTCCGAAATAACATTCATgcaagtcatggcaaaaaaaaacAGAACTCCAAAATGGTTTAAAAAATAGCATTTTTGGAGTGTCGATTTTGTTTTTTTATCACGACTTCGAAAAATGTTATTTCAGGATGAAAATTTGCAAACACCGAGAACATTTGTCCAAGTTCGCACCAAAAACATTTCGAAATATTTTTTTGAATTGCTTTactatttttttttaattttactGTTCATTACGGAGCATATAAGCTCGGGACTAATACTCCGCGTCCCTTCTACATCGTCCGTTAAAGTTGATTTTTACGGGGACGTGCAAAATGGTTACGATGGGTTGGGCAGCGTAGCAAACGCTGGCAGGCCGAGGCTTCTGACGACGAGAGTGAGGACGACTGGCCTGGCCTGGAACGGCATCCTTGCCGAATATCCATCCATATTCCGTGCTCCATATCCCTCCTCCCTCCCACcacattactactccctccgttccgaattacttatcgcgggtatgaatgtatctagatgtattttagttatagatacatccatttttgcgacgagtaatttggaacaaagGGAATAGATTCTTTCCATATTTTTTCAGTGGATACCCGTCCACATCAAGGCATTCCGGTGCCTTGCCTCCTGCCCACAGCCACACGAGAGAATCAAATCAGAGTCAACCAATCTGCCTGCTCCAATTTCAAACAGACCAATCACATAATATTTGGCACCATGGGAAAATATAGCTCCGTCGTTAAGAGATACTACCTCCGTCCCAAAAATTTAAGACATCTTTAAACCGCAAAAACGTCTTGTATTTTGGGATGGAGGTAGTAAATGGCATCATCGAATCAAAGGGCATATGGATGTAGAATTTGGTGGCTCCCAATCCTATGATCCAAATGGCTTCCATgggaaaaaaattcctatgcattcGAAtctcaaaaattcctataaattccTTCAATCCAAAGAGGCTCTAAGCTGCAGGGAAAAAAATGTGAAAAAGGAACAACAGCCGGAACTGATCTGACATAATGTCCTAGATCAACAACAGGGGTACATGCATAAATCATCCTTATTCCCATGATTTTGGGTATGTGTTCAGACAACAAACCAAATAATGAACTGTTCTAATCATGCTTCAGAGTGACAGATGATAAATCCTATCCGTAGGTGCCGCTTATCTTCGCTTcaacatctttttttctttttcttttttgcttcaacATCAATCATGCAACTGAAACTTGACCGTTGTAAGGTCAAGAGTCTCAGTTCTTTCTAGATTCTTCAAGAGAGATGTGATTAAAGGGGGAAGTTCCCTCCCTTGACTCTACGTTGTTAGGTAGAAATGAGGCGAGTGGGCGAGCTCATGTGCGTGTGCTCTAGACAACCAACCGCTCCCCGGTTCCCATTGCTAGCTTCTTCAATCTGCTTCTTGTCTGCCACATCACTAGGCAGATCAAGTCCCGCCGGTATCTTCCCAGGGAAATCGCATGTAGGGGTATCTGATCCAAGCTTACTGCAGCGTTGCAAAGCGAATCCACATTACAGAAAGGCCATCACAAATGCATCATAATCATTGAAGCAAAACAAGAACTGACCTTCTGTCGACCAGCACCATCGACCTGAGCTCGCAGTTCGCAAAGCTGCATATAACCAAACCAAAGTTAGGAACATGCGCTTGTGATGATAGAATTAGCAGTGGTCTCAATATTTTACGGCCCTTGCAGAATATTGTGGGTTGATTGGTTGACAATTACCATGAAAAAAAATACTTACCGTTTGCGCATATCCTCTCCTATGGTTGGATGACACTCTTTACTGTACATGTTTAAAGTGAAATCTAAGAAACTGCTATGGGTGACAATAGCTATCTCATTTTCTTCTCTTGTCCATAACCTGCAAGCAGATCAAGAGACTAGTTTTAATTTAATCCAGCCGCCAAAATGAAGTTACTGGTTGACTCAACATGTCATCTAAAATCTGAGGTTTGTCTTTCTCAATACATGCTACACATAAATCTCCAGCATCTAGGATTTTCTAATGCCAAATAGTTACTCGGTGATAACTCACTGGTATACAATAAACAAGCAATCAGAGGAAGCATTATGTAGTGGAAGAGGGTATTATCCAAGGCAGTGCACAAAACAGTCATGAAAGAAATCAATTTATGAGACCATGTTTCTGCTGTTACGGTACAATTCAAGATCAGTTAAGGAAATAGGGAATAACAATGGTGAAAAGAATAGAAATAGCATGACCCTTGCTTGTGACTTCTTTCTTCTATCTCTAAAGAGTCAATCCTTCATCACCAGTTCTAGTTTTTATCTAAAACATGCAGCAAGTGTTACACAGATATAGTAAGATATATGTCCATACATGAAAGTGTAGAGACAAAAAACATAATTTGTTAGGAACATGGGGCTCTTGTTAGGCCGGTAGAGTGGTGAATAAATCACTTGTTTGGGTGAACAAATTGTTTGGAATGACACAAAAAAAACAACCGAGAGTGATAAGAGGACGTGCAGATGAATATTATTCAGTTACTTGTGTTTCATGTTCACACAACAACTCATCAGGCATGTATTTCCCAAGACATTAGTGGAAAGAAACTAATCAATCTTACAAAGGAAAATTACCAGTCAAGGAACTTCATGCCCCTGGCAGCAACAACGTCAATTGCTTCTCTGACATTGGGTTCCCAAAGAACATCTTCATCATTCTCTATCTGTAAAGAGCACGAGTACACATCTATTAAATCACCATCGAGACAGTGTCTCTGAAACTGAATTCAGTGAACTAGCAACAATAGGTACTTGCCAGGGAAAAATCAATGGCAGGAAAGAGAGTGCGATATTTTGTTACGCTGCTCCTCTTGTCACAGGGATGCACACCCTGCATTTTAAAATGAAATTAAAACGAGGCACTAAATGAAGAGTATTTGGTAATAAAACAATTGCTAATGTTTTATTTGTGTTCTTCAGGAGAGGGAATTACCAAGCGCTCCCTGCAGGCCTCGACTGCGAGAAACGGCGGGCAGTCCAAACTTGAAATCGCTTGACGCCCACTGTGCCCAGCACCTTTTACCATTAGTAACGGTGATGCACTTTCTCCATCGGTACAGTTTCCACCGCCAAAGACCCCCACTGCAGTCTGCAGAGTCCTGTGAGGTTGATTCAAGTGGACATAAAAAGATTAGAAGAAGATCCAGAACACTGAAATTATGTACAAGAGGATGAGAAGGTGAAGGAAAACTATACCTCATTAGAGGGGAAACAACAACCAACTCAATCTTTTTTGCTAGTCCGCATTTTGTCACATGCTCTCGCAGGCAATCAACCTACAAACGCATGTTAATCAGCACCCATGGAACttgaaaatgccacatgacaaaaaCTTGAGCGATAACAACATTATTATGTGTCAGGAGCAGAAAGGAACTCGACTAACTACAAAACTGCGGGCAAAAGGCTCcgaacgaaaaagccaaaaaattgGCCCACAACCATAAAAGAATCAACTACAGTCATTCTCAAGGTGATCTTACTTGGCTCCAGCCCAAAGGGGTGATGTGAGCATCGACCAGCGCAGGCGACTTGTAGGCGCTGTGATCCTTGTCGCCTTCCACATTATGTATACCCTGAGCATGCCTCACCTGCGCACGTTAGTTACGGTTAATCAGACGGAACATCCTCTTTGCGTCTTTGGTACAGGTTCATTGCCGAAAACTGAGGGGCGGTAGTACCAGGTAGATGTTTTTGCAGCGGCGCTGAGGATAGAGAGCAGTGCTAGAACTGGCCTCCATTTCTGCCCAACAGGAATCAATCACAGTTAGCATCATATTATTATCCATTGAGGAGTTAGGCAGATAACAAGACTTGAAAGAGACAGTTGCATTGCTGCCGGATGTAGTTggacaaactcgcaactttcccacaTGTAAAGTATTGTTTGCCGAAAGACACATGTTGATTTAGGCAACAAAATGGAACATTCAGAGGGTGGAAATGGTACGTATGGGTGCCGATTTTGGGCCGCCACAGAATGTCATGGTAACAACAGGTGTTGATGAATGAT
This window harbors:
- the LOC119352868 gene encoding phosphoglycerate mutase-like protein 1 gives rise to the protein MEASSSTALYPQRRCKNIYLVRHAQGIHNVEGDKDHSAYKSPALVDAHITPLGWSQVDCLREHVTKCGLAKKIELVVVSPLMRTLQTAVGVFGGGNCTDGESASPLLMVKGAGHSGRQAISSLDCPPFLAVEACRERLGVHPCDKRSSVTKYRTLFPAIDFSLIENDEDVLWEPNVREAIDVVAARGMKFLDWLWTREENEIAIVTHSSFLDFTLNMYSKECHPTIGEDMRKRFANCELRSMVLVDRSKLGSDTPTCDFPGKIPAGLDLPSDVADKKQIEEASNGNRGAVGCLEHTHMSSPTRLIST
- the LOC119352867 gene encoding phosphoglycerate mutase-like protein 1 translates to MMLPNTFSTTIITTAPALPISPPAAAASSSPPSFAVGRRPRSSFSGCRCSSSSSSSDMEASAGTALYPAHRCKTIYLVRHAQGVHNVEGEKDFAAYKSHALLDAQLTPLGWSQVDTLREHVTKSGLAKKIELVIVSPLLRTMQTAVGVFGGGNYTDGASASPLMVEGAGNSGRQPISSLNCPPFLAVEACREHLGVHPCDKRSSVTKYRTLFPAIDFSLIENDEDVLWEPNVRETNESVALRGMKFFDWLWTRQEKEIAIVSHSGFLYHTLNMYGKECHPTIAEELGKHFANCELRSMVLVDRSNLGSDTSRYNFAGKIPTGLDMPSDVADEKQAEEASKN